In one Novosphingopyxis iocasae genomic region, the following are encoded:
- the metG gene encoding methionine--tRNA ligase, translated as MTDTSPFYVTTAINYPNGKPHIGHAYEGIAADVIARFRRSQGREVRFQTGVDVHGLKMVKTAREKGLDPSEFAAQMTPHFTELCERYRISYDRFISTSEDANHIAAQEIWKRMEASGDLYRDRYEGWYSVRDEAYYAEGELLDGEGGAKLSPQGTPVEWTVEESWFFRLSAYQERLLALYADHPEFIQPDSRRNEVIRFVEGGLNDLSISRTSFDWGVPVPDDPDHVMYVWIDALTNYLSGLGFPDDKDALVEKFWPANVHLIGKDIVRFHAVYWPAFLLSAGIELPHQVHAHGFILNRGQKESKSLGNVTDPIALADRFGSDAIRYFLMRDVSFGQDGSISDEAIVTRANADLANSFGNLAQRTLSMIHKNLDGKLATGWEPTEADRELQALVQNACGEELPEAFERFTFSHGLEAWIRAVFACNQYVDEQAPWTLKKTDPERMAAVLSQLFICIRTLAIAIAPIVPDAAQKLLDQMGIEARNWRDIADQNWYQARAAGAPLGKPEGIFPRLELEATDAGR; from the coding sequence ATGACCGACACCAGCCCATTCTACGTCACCACCGCGATCAATTATCCCAATGGCAAGCCGCATATCGGCCACGCCTATGAAGGGATTGCGGCCGACGTCATCGCCCGTTTCCGCCGCTCCCAGGGACGCGAGGTCCGTTTCCAGACCGGCGTCGACGTCCATGGCCTGAAGATGGTGAAGACCGCGCGCGAAAAGGGCCTCGATCCGTCCGAATTCGCGGCACAGATGACGCCCCACTTCACTGAGCTGTGTGAGCGCTACCGGATCAGCTATGATCGGTTTATCAGCACGAGCGAGGACGCCAACCACATCGCCGCGCAGGAAATCTGGAAGCGTATGGAAGCGAGCGGCGATCTGTATCGGGACCGCTACGAAGGATGGTATTCGGTTCGCGACGAAGCTTATTATGCGGAGGGCGAACTGCTGGACGGGGAAGGGGGCGCGAAGCTCTCCCCGCAGGGAACGCCGGTGGAATGGACGGTCGAGGAAAGCTGGTTCTTCCGTCTTTCAGCCTATCAAGAGCGTCTGCTGGCACTGTATGCGGACCATCCGGAGTTCATTCAGCCTGATAGCCGCCGCAACGAGGTCATCCGCTTTGTCGAAGGTGGCCTCAACGACCTATCTATCTCTCGCACCAGTTTCGATTGGGGCGTGCCGGTGCCGGATGATCCGGATCATGTGATGTATGTCTGGATCGATGCGCTCACCAATTATTTGAGCGGCCTTGGCTTTCCGGACGACAAGGATGCACTGGTCGAAAAATTCTGGCCCGCGAATGTCCACCTGATCGGCAAGGACATCGTGCGCTTTCATGCGGTTTACTGGCCGGCGTTCCTGCTGAGCGCGGGGATCGAGTTGCCGCATCAGGTGCACGCTCATGGGTTCATCCTCAATCGCGGGCAGAAGGAATCCAAATCGCTCGGCAATGTCACCGATCCCATCGCGTTGGCAGATCGCTTCGGATCGGACGCCATTCGCTATTTCCTGATGCGGGACGTCAGTTTCGGGCAGGACGGCAGCATTTCGGATGAGGCCATCGTGACCCGCGCAAATGCTGACCTCGCAAACAGCTTCGGCAATCTCGCGCAGCGGACATTGTCGATGATCCACAAGAACCTGGATGGCAAACTAGCTACTGGATGGGAGCCGACAGAAGCTGATCGTGAGCTTCAGGCGCTCGTCCAGAATGCGTGCGGTGAGGAACTGCCGGAGGCATTCGAGCGCTTTACGTTCTCGCACGGTCTCGAGGCGTGGATCCGGGCGGTGTTCGCGTGCAATCAATATGTCGATGAGCAAGCGCCCTGGACACTCAAGAAAACCGATCCCGAACGGATGGCGGCGGTTTTGAGCCAGCTTTTCATTTGCATCCGCACGCTGGCGATAGCGATTGCTCCGATCGTTCCGGATGCAGCCCAGAAGCTGCTCGATCAAATGGGTATCGAAGCCCGCAACTGGCGCGATATCGCTGATCAGAATTGGTACCAGGCACGCGCCGCCGGTGCGCCGCTTGGCAAACCCGAGGGCATTTTTCCGCGATTGGAATTGGAGGCGACCGATGCTGGTCGATAG
- a CDS encoding TatD family hydrolase — MLVDSHCHLNYDGLVDRQQEVLAAARARGVSAMLNISTRESEWDDVVATAERESDVWASIGIHPHEADAHPEMDTAKLVAAAERARVIGIGESGLDYYYDHSDRDQQRRGFRAHVAASRETGLPLIIHTREAEADTFQILQEEMGKGAFPALIHCFTASADFAKKVLNLGLYISISGIVTFKNARELKEVAAKVPKDRLLVETDSPFLAPVPHRGKPCEPAFVVDTAAYVAELRGVPIEQLGESTTENFYTLFSKAVQ; from the coding sequence ATGCTGGTCGATAGCCACTGCCATCTAAATTATGACGGGCTGGTCGATCGGCAGCAGGAAGTGCTCGCGGCCGCTCGTGCACGCGGCGTTTCCGCCATGCTCAATATATCGACCCGCGAAAGCGAATGGGACGATGTGGTGGCGACCGCCGAACGCGAGTCTGACGTCTGGGCCTCGATCGGCATTCATCCGCACGAGGCGGATGCCCACCCCGAAATGGACACCGCCAAGCTGGTAGCAGCCGCTGAGCGCGCCCGCGTGATCGGCATCGGCGAAAGCGGTCTCGATTATTATTATGACCATAGCGACCGCGATCAGCAGCGGCGCGGCTTTCGCGCGCATGTAGCGGCGAGCCGCGAAACCGGACTGCCGCTGATCATCCACACCCGCGAGGCCGAGGCCGATACCTTTCAAATCCTGCAGGAGGAGATGGGGAAGGGGGCTTTTCCGGCCTTGATCCATTGCTTCACCGCCAGCGCCGATTTCGCGAAGAAGGTGCTGAACCTAGGCCTCTACATTTCGATTTCCGGTATCGTGACGTTCAAGAATGCCAGGGAATTGAAAGAAGTAGCAGCCAAAGTTCCAAAGGACAGGCTACTTGTCGAAACCGACAGCCCGTTTCTGGCGCCCGTTCCGCATCGCGGCAAACCCTGCGAACCCGCGTTCGTTGTTGATACGGCGGCCTATGTTGCAGAGCTTCGCGGCGTCCCGATCGAACAGCTCGGCGAAAGCACGACGGAGAATTTCTACACGCTCTTTTCGAAGGCGGTCCAGTGA
- the tmk gene encoding dTMP kinase, with amino-acid sequence MERGRFIALEGGEGTGKSTQVKALAADLSRRGIDVVTTREPGGTVGAEAIRNLLLEGAADRWTPESEALLFAAARADHVAKLIRPAIEQGQWVLSDRYVDSSRAYQSASGLPDDDLMTLHRIGSDGLLPDRVLLLELPGGEAGRRAHRRDGGAGDRIGGRDEQFHADVAGAFRRYAAAEPDRFRRIEASGPPEEVTRALVSALGDYIS; translated from the coding sequence ATGGAACGGGGCCGTTTCATCGCACTGGAGGGGGGCGAGGGGACCGGCAAGTCCACGCAGGTGAAGGCGCTGGCCGCCGACCTTTCGCGCCGCGGCATCGATGTGGTTACCACACGCGAGCCCGGCGGAACGGTGGGGGCCGAGGCGATCCGCAATTTGCTGCTGGAAGGAGCGGCAGATCGCTGGACGCCGGAGAGCGAGGCATTACTATTTGCCGCGGCGCGTGCCGATCATGTCGCCAAGCTGATCCGCCCGGCAATCGAACAGGGCCAATGGGTCTTGAGCGACCGTTATGTCGACAGCTCGCGTGCCTATCAATCGGCCAGCGGACTGCCGGACGATGATTTGATGACCTTGCACCGCATTGGCAGCGACGGATTATTGCCCGATCGCGTTTTGTTGCTGGAACTGCCAGGGGGCGAGGCAGGACGACGCGCCCATCGTCGCGATGGCGGGGCGGGCGATCGCATCGGCGGGCGGGACGAGCAGTTCCATGCCGATGTCGCCGGCGCGTTCCGCCGCTACGCTGCGGCCGAACCGGATCGCTTTCGTCGAATTGAAGCAAGCGGGCCGCCGGAAGAGGTCACCCGCGCTTTGGTTTCGGCGCTCGGCGACTATATCTCGTGA
- a CDS encoding AAA family ATPase yields the protein MANFIGHDRAEAAVLAGLDEGRLHHAWLLSGPKGMGKASFALRAARLLLSDNDGFEGFSASQEGQAAALIRAGSHPDLKILQRLPKKDGLDPEDVSDEADLKRNISVDQVRSLQPLLGGKTSIAPRRVIIVDAADDLERSGANALLKNLEEPPENTVFFLVSHAPQRLLPTIRSRCRVQRFDPLSDEQMDAFLRSALPDLPDQDLAALILAAEGSPGRAIAMHGLDLGALDRQLSQIYREGDRSGSLGSGLAQKLSLKAANERYLAFLEQAPAYFAAIARETPPANVAPVIDAWREASDLAARAVPLTLDKQSVVFRMARLLAGLSAHRDARQ from the coding sequence ATGGCGAACTTCATCGGACATGATCGCGCGGAAGCGGCGGTTCTCGCCGGTTTGGACGAAGGACGGCTTCACCACGCCTGGCTTCTGAGCGGGCCTAAGGGCATGGGCAAAGCCAGTTTCGCGCTACGCGCCGCGCGGTTGCTTCTGAGCGATAATGATGGATTCGAAGGTTTTTCCGCTTCCCAAGAAGGCCAGGCAGCTGCGTTGATCCGCGCCGGATCGCACCCCGACCTTAAGATTTTGCAGCGCTTGCCCAAGAAGGACGGGCTCGATCCGGAAGATGTCAGCGATGAGGCGGATCTCAAGCGCAATATCAGCGTCGATCAGGTGCGATCGCTGCAGCCATTGCTCGGCGGTAAGACGTCGATCGCGCCGCGGCGTGTCATCATAGTGGATGCCGCTGATGATCTGGAGCGCAGCGGTGCCAACGCGCTTCTGAAAAACTTGGAAGAACCACCGGAAAACACTGTGTTTTTCCTAGTTTCACATGCACCGCAGCGACTGCTTCCGACAATTCGTTCGCGCTGCCGGGTTCAGCGTTTCGACCCCTTGAGCGATGAACAGATGGATGCTTTCCTGCGTTCTGCGCTGCCCGATCTGCCGGACCAGGACCTTGCGGCGCTGATCCTCGCCGCGGAAGGATCACCGGGCCGCGCGATTGCCATGCACGGGCTCGACTTGGGTGCGCTCGACCGGCAGCTGTCGCAGATTTACCGCGAGGGCGATCGCAGCGGCAGCCTGGGATCCGGACTTGCGCAAAAGCTTTCGCTGAAAGCCGCGAATGAGCGATATCTCGCCTTTCTGGAGCAGGCGCCTGCTTATTTCGCAGCCATCGCGCGCGAGACCCCCCCCGCCAATGTGGCCCCAGTAATTGATGCCTGGCGTGAGGCCAGCGACCTTGCCGCACGCGCTGTCCCGCTTACGCTGGACAAGCAGAGTGTGGTTTTTCGCATGGCGCGGTTGCTGGCAGGCCTCTCTGCCCATAGGGATGCACGGCAATGA